DNA sequence from the Phycisphaerales bacterium AB-hyl4 genome:
TCGAGCCTTCATGGAACAGCACCGCGAGCGAGATCGGCGCCAGGCCGATCGCGCCCATCGGCGCCAGCAGCACAATCACTGCGAAGGCGATGAACAGGTTCTGGTAGATGATCCGCTGTGTGAAACGGGCGAGCGAGATCGCCTCCGGCAGCTTGTTCAGATCGTCGGCCAGCAGTACGACGTCGGCGGTCTCCAAGGCGACGTCATTCGCCGAGCCGGCACCGCCCACCGCCAGGCCCACGGTCGCGGCGGCGAGGGCCGGCGCGTCGTTGACGCCGTCGCCGACCATCGCGACGCCGCCATACTTGCGATCCAGTTCCCGCACGCGCTCAAGTTTCGCCTGCGGCATCAACTCCGCTTCCACGTCGGTGATGCCCAGCCGACGGGCGATGGCGTCGGCAGCGGTGCGATGATCGCCGGTGAGCATGACCGTGTGGCGCAGGCCTATCGCATGCAGCGCGGCGATGGTCTCGGCGGCGGCCGGGCGCGGCTCGTCCATCAGAGCGATCAAGCCCACCAAGCGTCCGTCCACCGACACGCCAACGGTCGTGCGCCCTTGTTCGCGCCACTGGTCCCACACCGCCTGCGTCTGCTCCTCCACGCCCGCCTCAAACAGCAGCGGTCGACCCACTGCGATCGCACGACCTTCTACGCGCCCGCGCATCCCCGCCGCCATCACCCGCTCCGCTGCCTCCGGCTCGACGAGGCTCAACCCCCGCCCGGCACATGCATCCACAATCGCCCGGCCAAGCGGGTGCGGGCTGCCCAACTCCAGGCTGCCCGCGAGTCGCAGC
Encoded proteins:
- a CDS encoding heavy metal translocating P-type ATPase: GDALFAGTLNGGGTLIAEVTKLAKDNTLSKLIRLVEQAQGAKSPTQQLAERFERWYVPCVLGATVLLIVVPPLLGVTPRRHDGALWAGWFYQALAFLTAASPCALAIGTPAAILAGIGKAARIGVLIKGGVHLEHLAGVKAIAFDKTGTLTVGKPRVVAMQSFDEQISEDEMLRLAGSLELGSPHPLGRAIVDACAGRGLSLVEPEAAERVMAAGMRGRVEGRAIAVGRPLLFEAGVEEQTQAVWDQWREQGRTTVGVSVDGRLVGLIALMDEPRPAAAETIAALHAIGLRHTVMLTGDHRTAADAIARRLGITDVEAELMPQAKLERVRELDRKYGGVAMVGDGVNDAPALAAATVGLAVGGAGSANDVALETADVVLLADDLNKLPEAISLARFTQRIIYQNLFIAFAVIVLLAPMGAIGLAPISLAVLFHEGSTVVVVLNGLRILRHRVHP